Proteins from one Carassius gibelio isolate Cgi1373 ecotype wild population from Czech Republic chromosome A25, carGib1.2-hapl.c, whole genome shotgun sequence genomic window:
- the LOC127947429 gene encoding C-C motif chemokine 14-like, with protein MWCRLGLSQTSATARYQSLKISFRSETMRASSLCLLFGLVLMMTWTSEAQPQAAAPIPEECCFNFIDFQIPIKKIVSAEKTDSHCPVPGIVVTTPRTRFCVKPEEAWIKSYIKEQLKKT; from the exons atgtgGTGCAGACTTGGACTGTCTCAGACATCTGCAACAGCTCGTTATCAAAGCTTGAAGATCAGCTTCAGATCAGAAACCATGAGGGCATCTTCTTTGTGTCTGTTGTTCGGGCTGGTCCTGATGATGACCTGGACTTCTGAGGCTCAGC CTCAGGCTGCTGCTCCAATTCCTGAGGAGTGTTGCTTCAATTTTATCGACTTTCAAATTCCAATCAAAAAAATTGTGAGTGCTGAGAAGACAGATTCACATTGCCCTGTTCCTGGCATTGT GGTTACGACACCTAGAACCAGATTTTGTGTGAAACCAGAAGAGGCTTGGATAAAGAGTTATATTAAGGAGCAGCtcaagaaaacataa